The sequence acaaacccccatccaggcactctatcagatctaatcccttgaatctatttgtccctttcactgtataatcataagggatttgatttaggccatacctaaATGGCCtcgtggttttccatactttcttcaatttaagtctgaatttttcagtgGATACAGTGGTACATGCCATTTTCTCGTAATCTTTCTTccaaactcttttctttttcaaaggtgTCCAAGATACATACAACCACAGAATCTAACACAGAATCTAACCAGTGTCTCAGAATTCTTCCTCCTGGGCCTGTCAGATGATCCAGAACTGCAGCCTTTGCTCTGTATCCTGTTTCTGTCCATGTACCTGGTCACTGTGCTGGGAAACCTGTTCATTATCCAGGCCGTCACCTCTgactcccacctccacacccccatgtacttcttcctctccaacctgTCCTTGGTTGACATTGGTTTCATCTCCAGCACTGTCCCCAATATGATTGTGAACATCCAAACTCACAGCAGAGTCATCTCCTGTGAAGGCTGCCTGACTCAGATgtctatttttatactttttggagGCATGGATTGCACGCTTCTGACTGCTATGGCCTATAACCGGTTTGTGGCCATCTGTCATCCACTGCACTACACGGCCATCATGAACCCCTGCCTGTGCTGCTCCTTAGTTTTGGTGTCTTTCTTGGTTAGCCTTTTGGAGTCCCAGGTGCACAATTTGATTGTGTTACAACTTACCTGCTTCAAGGATGTGGAAATTTCTAACTTCTTCTGTGACCCTTCTCTGCTCCTCGACCTGGCCTGTTCTGACACTGTCACCAATAACATAGTCATGTATTTTGTTGGTACCGTCTTCGGTTTTCTCCCTTTATCAGGAATCTTTTTCTCTTACTATAAAattctttcttccattctgagaatCCCCTCAACAGGTGGGAAATATaaagccttctccacctgtggcTCCCACCTGGCagttgtttgcttattttatggAACAGGCCTTGGGGTGTACCTCATCTCAGCCATCTCACAATCTCCCAGGGAGGATGTGACAGCATCAGTGGTGTACACTGTGGTcacccccatgctgaaccccttcatctacaGTCTTAGGAACAGAGACATCAAAAGGGCCATGTGGAAGTTGTTCAGCAAAATAATCTCATCTTTGTACCTGTGCCACCCATTTGGAGTGTATAAGGTTGAAAAATGTAGCAAAATTAACATCTAGACCTAAAAATTCCACCTCTCAGGACATCATTTCTGTAGCCCTTATGGCTTCACATCTCTTCCTTAACAGCTTAATTGTTAATCCTTTTTTAGGTCCTTATCTGACCATTTGAGAGTTCTATCGTCCTTTGTATGTCATATTCACTTTTTGACTGAATGCTGTTATATCTACAGAGATCTTATAGTTTATAATTGGTAGCCCAAGCATcctcaaaatataaataattccctttcatttatatattaccatacgtaaaataaaTAGTAAGTGAGAATTTGCTATGTGACACAGGAatctcaacccagtgctctgtgacaaccaagAGGGGTAGAATGGGATGGGAGATGGGATGGGGGCTCCAgaaggagggaacatatgtatacctatagctgattcatgttgatgaatggcagaagccaacacaatattgtaaagcaattatcctctaaggaaaaaaggaaaaagtatctATGTCAAAGAGCCACAAGCAAAACTTAGCTTTCATATCTTTTTACATTGTTCTTCAGGTTTTAGTTCTCAACTTTGTAACTACCTTATGTATTATGGTATAGtagctaataaaaataaagtcttttaaaatttttcttttaatacattgAAAGTTTACAATTCTTCCACAGCCCTTATGTAATTTCTATGTGCATGTGCCTAGTTGCTTCATTTGCgtatgactctttgggaccccaaagAGTatactgtagccaccaggctcctctgtccatggggattttccaggcaagaatactggagtgggtttccatgcctttctccagggaattttcccaagacagcaattgaacccaggtctcctgtactgtaggcagattctttacaatctaagccaccagggaagcccatgtattttCCATAGTAAATTCTATTTTTCACATCTCTGCATGCAGTTATGTATGAGTATACCTGTCACAGCTTCTCAACCTAGGCTGTTTTTGAAATCATCtggaaagtttaaaaattctGACCCCTGGGTCTTATGACCAGATATTCTGATTTAACCGACTTGGGTGTGGTCTGAGTATGaggattttaaaaagtactcAGGTGTTTCTAGTATATGGCCAAGGTAGAAAACTACTGATGTAAGTTAGATCTTTCACTCAAAGGTGACCTCTAAACATTGGGTCCTAACTGCTCATGCACAAATGTTCAAGATCTGAAAGAGATCAGAGGTCAGAGGGGGAAGATACAAAGTGTCTAGTGTCTACTTTAACACTAGACAATGTGTTTACACATTGTTTCtgataattttcttcatttagcTTCTCTACATCATACACCTGGGCTttgctttcaattcagttcagttcagttgctcagtcgtgtccgactccctgcgaccccatgaaccacagcacgccaggcatccccaTCCAacaccaacccccggagtccacccaaactcatgtcgattgagtcagtgatgtcatccaataatctcatcctttgtcgtccccctctcctcccgccctcaatctttcccagcatcaaggtcttttcaaatgagtcagctcttcacatcaggtggccaaagtgttggagtttcagcttcaacatcagtccctccaatgaacaccgagggctgatctcctttagaatggactggttggatctcgttgtagtccaggggactctcacgagtcttccgcagcaccacacttcaaaagcatcaattcttcggcgctcagctttctttatcgtccaactctcacatccatacatgactactggaaaaaccatagccttgactagatggacctttgttgacaaagtagtgtatctgctttttttttttttaagcatttttttttttacttcacaatattgtattggttttgccatacatcatgctgtctaggttggtcataactttccttccaaggagtaagcatcttttaatttgtggctgcagtcaccatctgcagtgattttggagcccaaaaaaataaagtcagccactgtttccactgtttgcccatctacctgccatgaactgatgggaccagatgccatgatcttaattttctgaatgctgagttttaagccaactttttcactctcccctttcacttttatcaagaggctctttgttcttcttcactttctgccataagggtggtgttatctgcatatctgagcttattgatatttctcccagcaatcttgattccagcttgtgcttcatctagcccagcatttctttgGATTAGGGGGCTTGAAATCACTGCTCTATTCTCCATCTTGTCGTCATCTTACATACTTTCAATAGTGGTCAGTAAAACCTCTGTGTCCTTAAAGCTCAACTGGTCCAGCCCTTGGGCCTTGAAGCCCTTCTTCAAGCCCTTGGGGTAGTAACTTCATCCTTCACTTAGGATTGCTACAGTAGCTTTGTTCTTTTTGGCTTTCAGTCCTTCAGTAACTCTTTAACCAACTTGCTTTATTAAATTTTCTCACTCAAAGGACTAATTGCATTATTCCTGGCAGAGGACTACACAGCACATGAAATaactaaataatgccattttcagcaacgtgggtggacctagagattgtcacactgggtgaagtatgtcagagaaagacaaatgtcatatgatattgcttatacgtggaatttttttaaagtagtacaaataaacctatctacaaaacagaaatagcagaGTTCAGAAGGGAGGGAACACTTGAATGCCAGTGGCCGGTTCATGTTGCTGTAGGTGTAaactaattatcctccaattaaataagcTTAGAAAAGAAAAGGTTAAGACTCACAGAATATAGACTGGGGTTTGAACAGTACTACAAataacaaagggagaaaaagtgaGGATAGAAATTTCTCAGTTTCACATGACATGATGAAAAGATTACCATTTCCTGAAAAGAAACACATCATGTGAAGAGAAATTGAGAAAATCTAatcattaattttattacatacacacaaatatctgTGTTTTTCATACACCATGTCCTATACCCACATCTCTGGTAGTCTCTCTGATAGTGTATCCCCTGTACACTATATGCCATGAGTCCAGGTTAATATTATTTTTGCTACTGtctgaatattttaaacaatCCTAGCAATCACTTCCACGTTGTCTAATCCACCTCTGCTCACTTCAGTttggttcattcactcagtcgtgtccagctctttgcaaccccatggactgcagcacaccaggcttccctgtccatcatcaacccaagtttactcaaactcatgtccattgagtaggtgatgccatccaaccatctcatcctcggtcacccccttctctcccaccttcaatctttcccagcatcagggtctcttccaatgagtcagttcttcgcatcaggtggccaaagtattggagtttcagcttcaacatcagtccttgcaatgaatatttagaactgatttcctttaggatggactggctggatctccttggagtccaagggactctcaagagtcttctccaacaccacagttcaaaagcatcaattcctcggcactcagctttctttatagtccaattctcacatccatacatgactactgtcaagaattgaaataaataaagttatattttaaaaaaaaccatagctttgactagacagacctttgttggcaaagtaatgtctctgctttttaatatgctgtctaggttggtcataacttttattccaaggagcaagtatcttttaatctcatggctgcagtcaccatctgcagtgattttggagctctagaaaataaagtatatcactgtttccattgtttcctcatctatttgccatgaactgatgggaccggatgccatgatcatagttttctgaaaaggggcttccctgatagctccatTGGTACATGGACAGGAAGAGGATAAAGAGAAAAGACTGAAGTTCTGGATCATCTGAGAGACCCCGGAGGAAGAATTCTGAGACACTTGTTAGATTTACAGATCTGTGCTGCTTGGACACCactggaaaaagagagagagagctggaaacaaaggaaataagtAAATGGGTGTTGAGCACTGTGTCCATATTTTGGATCTGAGCAATTCATTTCTAAGATTGTACACCCCACTTCCTTCACCAATATTTCTCACTGTAAAAAATTCTATTTAGAATTGTTCCCTTAGTGGTTTCTGTGTTATTCACCTGTGTCTATAcactcttactttctttttttgggggggcgggggggagggacTGGTTCTTTATTTCAAAAAGACATTTATCAATTTTCAGTATCAAAACAGTTACattattgggttttttttcctcccagttggTCCCCGAAGAGACCACACAGAAGGAGAGAACATTTTAAGCCAATTATGCTGCAGGATGCACACCTAACAGACCTCACTGAAACCTCATCAAAAAAGGGGGACTGGGTAGGGAAAGAAACTTGAAAAGCTCAGCACACTGCTAGCCCACAGACTGTACAGAACTCTCATAGGCAGAGGGGTGACCAGTGTGCCTCAACCCCAAAGAAGCAAAGTTCCAAAgtaatagaaaaattttaaagttttgtaCATTCGCTTTTCAAGATTTCTCCAGCACTAACCGATACAAAGCACAATGAGATGGCACTTTTTAGAGACAGCAGCTTCAGACCCAGAAAAGGGTAATGAGATGAGTTTCATACGGCTAAATCAGTGGCaaaacataattttctttcctttctttcaaggagGCAGAAGAGCAAATAAGTGGTCACTTCAACATAAGGGGCACATGGTCCATTCTGTGAGCAGTTGGGAACAGGGTAGAGCTGGGACAAGGATTTGGTCTCAGAGGTTTCACCATCTTAATTGTTTGGTCACTTctgatgcaaaaagaaaaaaatggttgtCCAAAGATGCCGTAAAGCTGAAAACCTGAacagcaccttttttttttttttttttggctaactCCTCTTGGAATCATCTTTCTGGTTTGGCAGGTACTTTTTACAGAGCAATGAGGTTTCCCCAAATGGAGCCTTTCTCTGGGCTGCTAGGCTCTCAGTAAGGCAGACCCAaaccttttccctttctctctggagaaggcaatatgTACTAAGCTGAAATGTTACCTTCCAAAAGTGAGAAAGGGATTAGACTGCTGCTTCAGAACTACAGAATTATCTGGAATGTTTTTTACAAATGGTTGttacatcaacaacaaaaaaggtaatTACAAAGTGTGTACATCACAACATGCTTTTAAAGACACTTTGCATTGTGCTCACATTCCCTTAATCGTTGTTCCCGAAGGTGGTCAGCCTCTAGCCCAACTGGAATCTctggggagaggcagagacagtTTGGCAAAAAGGACACAGGAGTAGGCGGGTGGAAGAGGTGGCAAAAGGAGAAAGCAGCCTTCCAGTTAAAGATCAGCCCTCAGTTTAAAGGTCAGCTTCGGGCAGGCTGGCCTCAGTGGAGTCGGGGTGAGAGGGAGGAGCAGCGGCAGGGCGGGACTGGGGTGCTCTACATCTCATTCAGGTCAAGCAGAGTCTGGTCCAGCATCCTTTGTGTACAGAGGTGCTCCTCTTTGGTGCATTTCAGTTTATCTTCCAAATCATCAATTGTCTTTTCCAGCTTGGCTACTGATCTCTCAGCAAACTCAGCACGGGTCTCTGCCTCCTTGAGTTTATCGGTAAGAATCTTTATCTCTTCCTCATATTTGTCTTCTTTTTGAGAGTACTTTTCTTCAGCAGCACTCAGACACTTCAGGTTCTGGTCCATCAGTCTGATTTGCTCATCCATCTCTCGGCAACGGGACTCTGCCAGCTCG is a genomic window of Ovis canadensis isolate MfBH-ARS-UI-01 breed Bighorn chromosome 5, ARS-UI_OviCan_v2, whole genome shotgun sequence containing:
- the LOC138440591 gene encoding olfactory receptor 7E178-like; this translates as MYLVTVLGNLFIIQAVTSDSHLHTPMYFFLSNLSLVDIGFISSTVPNMIVNIQTHSRVISCEGCLTQMSIFILFGGMDCTLLTAMAYNRFVAICHPLHYTAIMNPCLCCSLVLVSFLVSLLESQVHNLIVLQLTCFKDVEISNFFCDPSLLLDLACSDTVTNNIVMYFVGTVFGFLPLSGIFFSYYKILSSILRIPSTGGKYKAFSTCGSHLAVVCLFYGTGLGVYLISAISQSPREDVTASVVYTVVTPMLNPFIYSLRNRDIKRAMWKLFSKIISSLYLCHPFGVYKVEKCSKINI
- the LOC138440903 gene encoding tropomyosin alpha-3 chain isoform X2 produces the protein MMQRRGPSASSGKWREKDGPENRGMKVIENRALKDEEKMELQEIQLKEAKHIAEEADRKYEEVARKLVIIEGDLERTEERAELAESRCREMDEQIRLMDQNLKCLSAAEEKYSQKEDKYEEEIKILTDKLKEAETRAEFAERSVAKLEKTIDDLEDKLKCTKEEHLCTQRMLDQTLLDLNEM